CTAATTCTGCTTACTTGTATATTTTCGCCTATAACAGCAATATCTTGGCTTATTTGAGATTCAAGAGTTTCGCCTGATGATAATTTAGCATTTTTTAAGTCTGTTAAATTATCATGAACTAAAGCTAGTTGAACAGCTTCAGTAGCTAATTTTTGCAATCTTTCATTTCGGGCAACAAAATCTGTTTCAAACTTAATTTCTATAATTGCACCTTTGTTGTTATCTACAGCTAATGCTACTATTCCTTCGTCAGCTTTACGTTGTAACTTTGAAGACATTTGAGCTAAGTTGGTCTTACGTAAAACCTTAATAGCTTCTTCAATATCACCTTTAGCCTCCTGCAATGCTTGCTTACAGCTAGTCATGGCAGCGCCAGTAGCATCACGTAACTTCTTAACTAGGCTAATACTTATAACTACATCTTCGGATTTAGAGCCATTAGTTTTAGTATTAACCACTAATTCTTTTTCTTTCATAAATCTTTATTATCTTTTTCTAATTTATTTTGATCTTGTCCAACATTTATTTTTGTTAGCTTTTTACTAGGTTTCATTTTAGTAATTTTTTTAGCAGCTTTAAGCCTTTCGCTAGGACTGTCATCATTAATTGCACCTAAATCAACTCCAGAAGCAGCAAGCATATGTTCAATAGCAAGAAGCACAGCATCAGAAAATATTTTACAGTATAAGCGTATAGACCTAATAGCATCATCATTACCAGGAATTGGATAATCAACTAGATCTGGATCAGAATTAGTATCTACTATTGCAATAATTGGTATTTTTTCTCTTCGAGCTTCTTTAACAGCTATATGATCTTTATTAATATCCATTACTATTAACAATGTAGGCTTTCCTCCCATATTTCTAATACCACCAAACGAGCGCTGCAAATTATCTCGCATACGCTGCATGGATAATATCTCTCTTTTAGTATAGCCAGCTATCTTTTCTGGATCTGCTAATTTTTTTTCTAATTGATCAAGTTTATTTATTGCTTTTGATACTGTTACCCAATTAGTCAGCATTCCTCCTAACCATCTATGAGTAACATAATATTGACCACAATTTTCAGCATATTGAGCTACAATATCACGATGTCTCCTAGTATCAACAAACAATATTCTGCCATTTTTTTCTTTAATTTCTTTATAAATGACCTTACTAACAACATCAATCTGTGAAGCTGTATAATCCAGATTAATAATATGAACATCATCTCTTTTACCATAAATATAAGGGGCCATTTTAGGATTCCAGCGTGAAGCCTTATGTCCATAATGGATTCCAGCATCTAGTAGTTCACTTATTGTTACAGAAGATATGGTAGATATGTTATTATTTGACATGTTTTTTTTCCATAATTTTGTTAGTTATACCTCCACAATGCTTGAAAAACACTATTTATTTAGCGACTAACTATATAAGCAATGTGTGCGAATTTACATTTAGTAGTTCAAAAGTAATACTATTAACAAAAAAATACAGCAACTTTGTCTGTTTAATTTTGTTAACTTAATTACAATTAAAACTAGACGTTATAAAAATATTTGCTAGTAATATTTTATTAGATAGATCAGTTATTTATTATAACTACTATACATAATTATTGTATTTTAATTTTTTTAGCAATGAATTTTTTTTGTTATTAATTAAAATTTTTGATTTAAAGCTATTTATACAGCTGCTGCTTTATTTTTAGTTGCATCAATAATTTTATCAATATTAATGCAGTTAAGAAAATCTCGTAATTCCTGCCTAGCAGCTACGTGAGCAATATTCAAACTTCTACTTAATTTAACCTGAGTCAAATCAAGTAAAGTTAAGCCATCCAAAAATAACTCTTTAAATATTACTCTTTCACTAAAACCAGAAACATTTTTAAAGCAAATACGTTTAGCTAATTGTTCTAAAACGTAATTTATATTTCTCTTATTAATAGCATCTAAATTACTTAATCTATTTCTTAGCACTACCCATTCAATTGATATGCCACAACGTTGAGTTTTGCGCATTTTTTGCTCCCAAACCATCTGACTATAAATAGATGGAGTAATAACTTTGAAACTTTTAGCATCAATTTTAGCTAATACATCAATATCCAAAAAACTATCATTCACAGGAGTAATGATAGTATCTGCATATGAATGAGCTAAACATGAAATAGTAGAATAGCTGCCTGGTGTATCAATAACTATAACATCAGATTTTTTTTTCAATTCATTAAGTATATTTTCAAACTGCTGGCATTCATCATTCTCAAATTTATTATCACCTCTAGTTACTAAAAAATGCAATGGAACAGAAACTTTGCTATTTGCATGCTTATCATTATAAGCATTACGATTTTGTATATAAGTAGTAA
This genomic interval from Orientia tsutsugamushi contains the following:
- the tsf gene encoding translation elongation factor Ts — protein: MVNTKTNGSKSEDVVISISLVKKLRDATGAAMTSCKQALQEAKGDIEEAIKVLRKTNLAQMSSKLQRKADEGIVALAVDNNKGAIIEIKFETDFVARNERLQKLATEAVQLALVHDNLTDLKNAKLSSGETLESQISQDIAVIGENIQVSRIRQVKLVGNGIIASYIHNSVAPNLGQIAVLVALEGNVESDKLAKLGKNIAMHIAATNPRFLSSNEVPESVIMQEKEIFTAQARATGKPEKVIEKMIEGRVSKFLEETVLLEQAFVIDGKTKISEVLSNAAKELGSEIKITGFSCLKAGEVVE
- the rpsB gene encoding 30S ribosomal protein S2; protein product: MSTISSVTISELLDAGIHYGHKASRWNPKMAPYIYGKRDDVHIINLDYTASQIDVVSKVIYKEIKEKNGRILFVDTRRHRDIVAQYAENCGQYYVTHRWLGGMLTNWVTVSKAINKLDQLEKKLADPEKIAGYTKREILSMQRMRDNLQRSFGGIRNMGGKPTLLIVMDINKDHIAVKEARREKIPIIAIVDTNSDPDLVDYPIPGNDDAIRSIRLYCKIFSDAVLLAIEHMLAASGVDLGAINDDSPSERLKAAKKITKMKPSKKLTKINVGQDQNKLEKDNKDL
- a CDS encoding division plane positioning ATPase MipZ; this translates as MNASNKEITLPYIFVIGNEKGGAGKTTVAMHLIAALLDNNLKVGSIDTDSRQHSLTTYIQNRNAYNDKHANSKVSVPLHFLVTRGDNKFENDECQQFENILNELKKKSDVIVIDTPGSYSTISCLAHSYADTIITPVNDSFLDIDVLAKIDAKSFKVITPSIYSQMVWEQKMRKTQRCGISIEWVVLRNRLSNLDAINKRNINYVLEQLAKRICFKNVSGFSERVIFKELFLDGLTLLDLTQVKLSRSLNIAHVAARQELRDFLNCINIDKIIDATKNKAAAV